One segment of Ascochyta rabiei chromosome 7, complete sequence DNA contains the following:
- a CDS encoding hypoxanthine-guanine phosphoribosyltransferase, protein MVEKLYVTYNQVHKHCQDAAPRILDEFKPNLMIAIGGGGYVPARILRSFLKRDGTPNIPIQAIGLSLYEQLGGSGDSEVEVPGTKVTRTQWLDLSSLEMANLIGKNVLIVDEVDDTRTTLEYAVRELEKDVVEAQKKSGRTDEKTTFSIFVLHNKDKTKKGTLPEETLKGRYLAAQTVGDVWINYPWEAIDIDEHDRLSAEAEKKKSA, encoded by the exons ATGGTCGAGAAGCTCTACGTCACATACAACCAG GTGCACAAGCACTGCCAGGATGCGGCACCCAGAATCCTTGACGAGTTCAAGCCCAACCTCATGATCGCCATCGGTGGCGGTGGCTACGTCCCTGCTCGCATTCTGCGCTCGTTCCTCAAGCGCGACGGCACACCCAACATCCCCATCCAGGCCATCGGCCTCTCTCTGTACGAGCAGCTTGGCGGCTCAGGCGACTCGGAGGTCGAGGTCCCCGGCACCAAGGTCACCCGCACGCAATGGCTTGATTTGTCCTCGCTCGAGATGGCGAACTTGATTGGCAAGAACGTGCTCATTGTCGACGAGGTCGACGACACAAGGACAACACTCGAGTACGCGGTGCGCGAGCTGGAGAAGGATGTTGTGGAGGCGCAGAAGAAGTCTGGACGCACAGATGAGAAGACCACGTTCAGCATTTTCGTGCTGCACAACAAGGACAAGACGAAGAAGGGCACTCTCCCCGAGGAGACACTCAAGGGAAGGTATCTGGCCGCGCAGACTGTCGGCGATGTCTGGATCAACTACCCATGGGAGGCCAT CGACATTGACGAGCACGACCGTCTCTCCGCCGAAgccgagaagaagaagtccGCCTAG
- a CDS encoding Flocculation suppression protein, protein MASVAEARRSPFAGDRNPNMHRSIPILPSSASSLAPPRDPMDLTPASTSTSTSTSAMDPPTLTVSSPDRDRLLTPTHQTHTHSHSHSHSHPHTHPHPHTHPHPHSHSPLANGDSDTHAPSSTASANANVNVSVNANASSAPVVGAAAAAQQPKVVQTAFIHKLYNMLEDQSIQHLISWSSTNESFVMSPSSEFSKVLSSYFKHTNISSFVRQLNMYGFHKVSDVFHTGSPDSPLWEFKHGNGNFKRGDLVGLREIKRRASRHALIHRDSFSTPKLPTGPPPTTQPIEQMPDPVESRLNALEYNLHNMHSHIQRSEDTCAYLSQKAAVLMEGMMRCHQWNQELTHHIMDLVPDPDHPVHKNIALMHRDISRYTEMLRTLDQPEEPVSARSAYFMQLDSNGPPLSPRAMPHDQYPDSRRGSLAGPPRQTPVKPPVPAHLAISPRRYGSIGTGNYSPSSARPPAAHQPPPPPPPPPPSIQAPGGNGRNNVGSGASPPYNQFQRRHTSADIRTLGWQPQPPPTHSPYASGHNSTQWPSSPHRPPIGGGDEQLRNALESYQLPRGPRGRTSRQGTPPDGPPSSLNPDSGWTLPGARYPFKGFDTPGPPTRRSSMASNVHSLLNPAETAERADEDEPEDPRKRKRMQ, encoded by the exons ATGGCCTCTGTCGCAGAAGCTCGCCGGAGCCCTTTTGCCGGCGACCGCAACCCGAACATGCACAGGTCCATCCCCATCCTGCCCTCGTCCGCCTCCTCGCTGGCGCCCCCACGAGACCCAATGGACCTGACGCCcgcctcgacctcgacctcgacctcgacctcggcCATGGACCCGCCGACCTTGACTGTGTCCAGCCCAGACCGGGACCGACTCCTCACGCCCACACACCAGACGCACacgcactcgcactcgcactcgcactcgcacccGCACacgcacccgcacccgcacacgcacccgcacccgcactcgcactcgccATTGGCAAACGGCGACTCGGACACCCACGCGCCCAGCAGCACCGCCagcgccaacgccaacgtCAACGTCAGCGTCAACGCCAATGCCAGCTCTGCGCCTGTCGTGGGCGCGGCTGCAGCTGCACAGCAGCCCAAGGTGGTGCAGACGGCCTTTATACACAAGCTCTACAA CATGCTCGAGGATCAGAGCATCCAGCACCTCATTTCCTGGTCCAGCACAAACGAAAGCTTCGTCATGTCGCCTTCGAGCGAATTTTCAAAAGTCCTGTC CTCGTACTTCAAGCACACAAACATCTCCTCGTTTGTCCGCCAGCTGAACATGTACGGATTTCACAAAG TGAGCGACGTTTTCCACACAGGGTCGCCAGATTCGCCTCTGTGGGAGTTCAAGCACGGAAACGGCAACTTCAAGCGCGGCGACCTCGTGGGCTTGCGTGAGATCAAACGGCGAGCCTCGAGACATGCCCTCATACACCGCGACTCGTTTTCCACCCCCAAGCTCCCCACCGGCCCCCCGCCGACTACACAGCCCATCGAGCAGATGCCCGATCCCGTCGAGTCGCGCCTCAACGCTCTCGAGTACAACTTGCATAACATGCACTCGCACATACAACGCTCCGAGGACACCTGCGCCTATCTCAGCCAGAAAGCAGCCGTCTTGATGGAAGGCATGATGCGCTGTCATCAG TGGAACCAGGAGCTCACCCATCACATAATGGACCTCGTGCCAGATCCAGATCACCCGGTGCACAAGAACA TCGCACTGATGCACCGAGACATCAGCCGATATACCGAAATGCTGCGCACATTAGATCAGCCAGAAGAGCCGGTTTCAGCGAGATCTGCGTATTTCATGCAGCTGGACAGTAACGGACCACCGCTCTCGCCACGAGCAATGCCCCATGACCAGTATCCAGACTCTCGACGCGGATCTTTGGCTGGCCCTCCGCGACAGACGCCTGTAAAACCTCCCGTCCCAGCGCACCTTGCCATCTCCCCACGTCGCTATGGCTCGATCGGCACAGGAAACTACTCACCGTCGTCAGCCAGACCGCCGGCGGCACATCAGCCACCCCCACCGCCTCCACCGCCTCCACCCTCCATCCAAGCTCCAGGAGGAAACGGGCGAAACAATGTGGGGAGCGGAGCCTCGCCCCCATACAACCAATTCCAGCGGCGACACACTTCTGCAGATATCCGCACGCTCGGCTGGCAGCCACAGCCCCCACCCACGCATTCACCCTACGCATCTGGCCACAACTCCACACAATGGCCCTCTTCACCCCACAGGCCGCCCATTGGAGGTGGCGACGAGCAACTCCGCAACGCCCTGGAGTCCTACCAGCTTCCTCGGGGTCCGCGTgggcggacatcaagacaaGGCACGCCACCGGATGGTCCTCCCTCCTCTTTGAACCCCGACAGCGGCTGGACACTACCCGGAGCCCGCTACCCGTTCAAGGGCTTCGACACGCCCGGGCCGCCGACACGTCGCTCGAGCATGGCATCGAATGTTCACTCACTCCTGAATCCCGCCGAGACCGCCGAGAGGGCCGACGAAGACGAGCCCGAGGATCCacggaagaggaagaggatgcAGTAA